In the genome of Croceimicrobium hydrocarbonivorans, one region contains:
- a CDS encoding heme/hemin ABC transporter substrate-binding protein has product MKNLYISALVLLLGAQGCGRFQNAENESKAPQNRMVCLSKQYTELLYALDLDSNLVAVDLSSTYPPETAQLTTVGYHRALSAEAVLAVEPSLILHDNNIGPEHVQKQLENSGVPIKAFETKSRDWAGTLDLIREMGSYFKVGSKADSLIISMHRAMEQIKREQDSSLTKPKVLVIHFGRASNVYLVMTSKSTGAKMIELAGGTVPFDGKGGMRPLSPEVFAEMNPDIILMTNFGYDRLGGLEEILNLPGVRHTKAAQEGRIYRIEEHDLVYFGPRSPENIQLIRKFIRDEA; this is encoded by the coding sequence ATGAAAAATCTATATATCAGTGCCCTAGTACTTTTGCTGGGTGCACAGGGCTGTGGTCGTTTTCAAAATGCTGAGAACGAAAGCAAAGCCCCTCAAAACCGCATGGTTTGCCTCTCTAAGCAATATACCGAACTGCTCTATGCCCTAGACCTCGACTCCAACTTAGTGGCAGTAGATCTCTCATCTACCTACCCTCCAGAAACCGCTCAACTAACTACAGTTGGCTATCATCGCGCATTAAGCGCTGAAGCGGTTTTAGCTGTAGAACCCAGCCTAATTCTGCACGATAATAATATCGGTCCAGAGCATGTTCAAAAACAATTGGAAAACAGCGGGGTGCCTATTAAAGCCTTTGAAACGAAAAGTAGAGATTGGGCGGGAACCCTGGATTTAATTCGGGAAATGGGCTCCTATTTTAAGGTTGGCTCCAAAGCCGATTCCCTGATTATAAGCATGCACCGCGCCATGGAACAAATTAAAAGGGAGCAAGACAGCAGCTTAACTAAACCCAAGGTTTTGGTAATCCATTTTGGACGAGCCAGCAATGTGTATTTGGTGATGACCTCCAAAAGTACCGGAGCGAAAATGATTGAGCTGGCAGGTGGCACCGTTCCCTTTGACGGTAAAGGTGGAATGCGTCCGCTTTCCCCGGAAGTATTTGCCGAAATGAATCCCGATATAATCCTAATGACCAATTTCGGATACGATCGTTTGGGAGGACTAGAGGAAATTCTAAATCTTCCCGGAGTTCGCCATACCAAAGCCGCTCAGGAAGGCCGCATCTACCGAATTGAAGAACATGACC